The following proteins are encoded in a genomic region of Coffea eugenioides isolate CCC68of chromosome 6, Ceug_1.0, whole genome shotgun sequence:
- the LOC113774075 gene encoding ABC transporter G family member 6-like — protein MPEVFTCRFGATPITGIITASLFWQLDNSPREYQERVTFFAFVTIADYYICSDRLAIILQERNIMLRETTYNVYRLYSYWLSVSDALTWLSSLLLLSITYSVTTFWAPGLEGGFTGFSIYFGVILASFWAGNSYILFLSGLLPDTSRAYMIIVKTLGSLVLFCGVYVTRNEIPLYWIRIHYLSLKKYTYHALMHNEFDDPTRCIVTGIEVFDGTPFVGTEPVGLKEQLLRGISHVLGKNITSWTCTTTGPDLLKQRGMADIGQWECFWITNAWGIFFRILYFLCCLFMPHSSGKGDLIFDPEVEKTAHRLRKETRIRMREQSSTASLGLNLAVNLLNSSNDSEQEEIIMANNNWTLGELAASDLIQ, from the exons ATGCCAGAGGTTTTCACTTGTCGATTTGGAGCAACCCCTATCACGGGAATCATTACGGCATCATTGTTCTGGCAACTTGATAATTCTCCCAGAGAATACCAAGAAAGGGTAACGTTCTTCGCATTTGTCACAATTGCAGACTATTACATTTGTAGTGATAGATTGGCAATTATACTTCAGGAGAGGAACATAATGCTGAGAGAAACAACTTACAATGTCTATAGACTATACTCCTATTGGCTCTCTGTCTCTGATGCACTAACCTGGCTTTCATCCTTGTTGCTCCTCTCAATCACATATTCCGTCACTACATTTTGGGCGCCTGGTCTAGAAGGAGGATTCACAGGGTTCTCCATCTATTTTGGAGTAATCTTGGCTTCATTTTGGGCTGGGAATTCATATATTCTTTTCCTCTCAGGATTGCTTCCTGATACCAGCCGTGCTTACATGATTATTGTCAAAACTTTGGGTTCCTTAGTTCTGTTCTGCGGAGTATACGTAACCCGCAATGAAATCCCACTCTACTGGATTCGGATCCACTACTTATCCCTCAAGAAATATACATACCATGCACTAATGCATAATGAATTCGATGATCCAACAAGATGTATTGTTACAGGAATTGAAGTTTTCGATGGAACTCCCTTTGTTGGTACGGAACCGGTTGGATTAAAAGAGCAGCTGTTGAGAGGCATAAGCCACGTTTTGGGCAAGAATATTACGAGCTGGACGTGCACGACGACTGGACCTGACCTATTGAAGCAGAGAGGGATGGCTGATATTGGACAATGGGAATGCTTTTGGATCACCAATGCTTGGGGAATTTTCTTTAGGATATTATACTTTCTTTGTTGTTTG tttatgcctcATTCTTCTGGCAAAGGTGATTTAATCTTTGATCCCGAGGTTGAGAAGACTGCGCATAGGTTGCGAAAAGAAACTAGAATACGTATGAGAGAGCAGTCATCTACTGCGTCTCTAGGGCTCAATTTGGCTGTGAATTTGCTAAATTCTTCCAATGATTCTGAGCAAGAAGAAATTATTATGGCAAATAATAATTGGACTTTGGGGGAGTTGGCCGCTTCTGATTTAATTCAGTAG